One Pirellulales bacterium DNA segment encodes these proteins:
- a CDS encoding ATP-binding cassette domain-containing protein — protein sequence MAVLLQIKNAHKSYGDQILLDGAEATITDDEKVGFVGRNGAGKSTLLKILLGEEELDKGEIIRHPKLRLGYLRQHDPFIPGETALEFLLRDSGQPDWKCGEVAGQFELKGAYLEGPV from the coding sequence ATGGCCGTGCTGTTACAAATCAAAAACGCCCACAAAAGTTACGGCGATCAGATTCTCCTGGACGGAGCGGAGGCGACGATCACCGATGATGAAAAAGTGGGCTTTGTCGGGCGGAACGGCGCGGGCAAAAGTACGCTGTTAAAAATCTTGCTCGGCGAGGAGGAGTTGGACAAAGGGGAAATCATTCGCCATCCCAAGCTGCGGCTGGGGTACCTGCGCCAGCATGATCCGTTTATCCCCGGCGAGACCGCGCTGGAGTTTTTATTGCGCGATAGCGGCCAGCCGGACTGGAAATGTGGCGAAGTGGCGGGGCAGTTTGAGCTTAAAGGGGCCTACCTCGAGGGGCCGGTG